One part of the Excalfactoria chinensis isolate bCotChi1 chromosome 8, bCotChi1.hap2, whole genome shotgun sequence genome encodes these proteins:
- the ZNF326 gene encoding DBIRD complex subunit ZNF326 isoform X2 yields the protein MDYGEDMDRDYGHGGYGGPRSMDSYLNQSYGMESHGGGGGGGGGGGNRFGPYESYDSGSSLGGRDLYRSGYGYNEPEQSRFGGSYGGRFDNSYRNSLDSFGGRNQGGSSWEAPYSRSKLRPGFMEDRGRESYSSYSSFSSPHMKPAPVGSRGRGTPAYPESGFGSRNYDAFGGPSTGRGRGRGHMGDFGGMHRPGIVVDYHNKPSPAAVAARGIKRKMMPQPYNKPGGTFIKKPKMTKPILKLTQKKSSNTKSSFQDSTIEEIEVDTSGAVVIYEDFTRDAYDVGYQTFGDSKGEGKSEEEEKRRIEARREKQRRRREKNSEKYGDGYRMAFTCSFCKFRTFEEKEIESHLESAAHQETLDHIQKQTKFDKVVMEFLHECMVNKFKKTAMRKQQTSNQTENAQAVEKDIMEGVTADDHMMKVETVHCSACSVYVPALHSSVQQHLKSPDHTKGKQAYREQIKRESVLTATSILNNPIVKARYELYVKGENPFEINDQAQEQQTEEEEKTEEPAEGEEEEEEEEEEETEEQTDFTLDHTEDN from the exons GTTTGGACCTTATGAGTCTTACGACTCCGGGTCTTCTCTGGGTGGGCGAGATCTGTACAGATCTGGCTATGGTTATAATGAACCCGAACAAAGCCGCTTCGGAGGTAGTTATGGTGGTCGATTTGACAACTCCTACCGGAATAGCCTTGACTCTTTCGGAGGTAGAAACCAGGGCGGGTCTAGCTGGGAAGCACCTTACTCCCGTTCAAAATTGAGGCCTGGGTTTATGGAGGACAGAGGAAGAGAGAGTTACTCTTCCtacagcagtttttcttcacCCCATATGAAGCCTGCACCTGTAGGCTCTCGGGGGAGAGGAACGCCTGCTTATCCTGAAAGTGGATTTGGAAGCAGAAACTATGATGCTTTTGGAGGACCATCAACAGGCAGAGGCCGAGGCCGAGGA CATATGGGAGACTTTGGAGGAATGCACAGACCTGGAATTGTTGTTGACTATCATAACaaacccagccctgcagcagttGCTGCaagaggaataaaaaggaaaatgatgccACAGCCATACAACAAACCTGGTGGGACATTTATCAAGAAACCCAAAATGACAAAACCTATTTTGAAGTTGACACAGAAAAAATCATCCA ATACGAAGTCATCTTTCCAGGATTCTACTATAGAG GAAATCGAAGTGGACACAAGTGGTGCAGTTGTTATATATGAAGACTTTACAAGAGATGCTTATGACGTTGGGTATCAGACTTTTGGAG ATTCCAAAGGAGAAGGTAAAagtgaagaggaggaaaagcgACGAATTGAGGCTAGAAGAGAGAAGCAAAGGcgtagaagggaaaaaaacagcgAGAAATACGGTGATGGATACAG AATGGCATTTACTTGCTCATTTTGCAAATTTCGAAcgtttgaagaaaaagaaattgaatcCCATCTGGAGAGTGCAGCTCACCAGGAAACACTGGATCATATtcagaaacaaaccaaatttGACAAAGTAGTGATGGAGTTTCTTCAT GAGTGCATGGTGAATAAATTTAAGAAGACAGCTATGCGTAAACAACAGACTAGTAACCAAACGGAAAATGCTCAAGCTGTTGAAAAAGATATCATGGAAG GGGTTACTGCTGATGACCATATGATGAAAGTTGAGACTGTTCACTGCAGTGCTTGCAGTGTATATGTTCCTGCATTGCACAGTTCTGTTCAGCAGCACTTAAAGTCTCCTGAtcacacaaaaggaaaacaa GCCTAcagagaacaaataaaaagggagaGTGTTCTTACTGCTACCAGTATCTTGAATAATCCAATAGTCAAGGCACGATATGAGCTGTATGTGAAG GGTGAAAATCCTTTTGAAATCAATGATCAGGCTCAGGAGCAGCagacagaagaagaagagaagactgaggagCCAGCTGAGggtgaggaagaagaagaggaagaagaagaggaagaaactgaagagcaaaCTGATTTTACTTTAGACCACACTGAAGAtaattaa